Proteins co-encoded in one Micropterus dolomieu isolate WLL.071019.BEF.003 ecotype Adirondacks linkage group LG19, ASM2129224v1, whole genome shotgun sequence genomic window:
- the nkx3-2 gene encoding homeobox protein Nkx-3.2: MAVRGNSLMPFSIQAILNKKDDSRHLPDLDMCFSKTACWKIFGEMNGGSRRGDGEACVPTDQKSYDSDSGLSDDNDSKIPPVCKSEKDGDPASDVPEESLLEETDHESATAENAKSDSEPNNATDSSTLDEKSLEQPKQRKKRSRAAFSHAQVFELERRFNHQRYLSGPERADLAASLKLTETQVKIWFQNRRYKTKRRQMAADLMASTPAAKKVAVKVLVRDDQRQYSPGEILRPPLLSLQPSYYYPYAYCLPAWTLSACAGNQ; encoded by the exons ATGGCCGTTCGTGGCAACTCGCTGATGCCTTTCTCAATCCAAGCCATCCTGAACAAAAAGGACGATAGCAGACACTTGCCAGATTTGGACATGTGCTTCTCCAAGACGGCGTGCTGGAAAATATTTGGGGAGATGAACGGCGGGTCTCGAAGAGGTGATGGGGAGGCTTGTGTGCCGACGGACCAGAAAAGCTACGACTCGGACTCGGGACTCAGCGACGACAACGACAGCAAGATTCCGCCCGTGTGCAAGTCGGAGAAGGACGGGGACCCTGCTTCGGATGTGCCGGAAGAAAGTTTGCTGGAGGAGACGGACCATGAGTCTGCGACTGCGGAAAACGCAAAGAGCGACAGTGAGCCTAATAATGCTACGG ACTCCAGCACCCTGGACGAGAAGAGCCTGGAGCAGCCCAAACAGCGGAAAAAGCGTTCCAGGGCCGCATTCTCTCATGCGCAGGTCTTCGAGCTGGAGCGCCGCTTCAACCACCAGCGGTACCTGTCCGGGCCGGAGCGGGCAGACCTGGCGGCCTCCCTGAAGCTCACAGAGACTCAAGTCAAGATCTGGTTCCAGAACCGCCGGTACAAGACGAAACGCCGCCAGATGGCCGCCGACCTGATGGCGTCAACCCCGGCCGCCAAGAAGGTGGCGGTGAAAGTTTTGGTGCGGGACGACCAGAGACAGTACAGCCCGGGAGAGATCCTTCGGCCCCCGCTGCTCTCTCTCCAGCCATCCTACTATTACCCTTACGCCTACTGCCTCCCTGCATGGACACTCTCTGCATGTGCGGGGAATCAGTGA